Proteins encoded together in one Perognathus longimembris pacificus isolate PPM17 chromosome 8, ASM2315922v1, whole genome shotgun sequence window:
- the LOC125356792 gene encoding proline-rich protein 2: MRLCVPVTCDLLAPLTSVPHCPTDRVPVRENPGARDPTPPPQKGGDPGFFLTPPSCTRGGRGRGPAGLPQPAGLPLGGPHAGGAPREGKGSGQAAVTSDGGPSPPRASRPPLGREDVAQPGAGGCRRESGRPARLGAENRGWKPARFLETRPPRTGTRPEAGRGLRARPHGPSPTTRRRRAPGRAEDPRLPGRRPHNQVCNRFPAGTRERGRFAGGRPSRLPPPPPRGAALPRRGSRRPAPRPRPKRRPRAPPAKRARPTPARGPGLRPSHAGRCPRPPPRPPAATGRARRARRRPHPQSARRALARARPQRACAPPPGVRPRLQRACAPPPGVRPRPQRACAPPPGVRPRPQPRARARVRPRLQRACAPPPGVRPRLQRACAPPPGAERAWRHRRNAAGSAGRERRRTPPRGGGRSGGGDPRPEEAGPGAGREAPEARIAPPPARPRPRGPISLFLLSSLALSSPLNGPFA; this comes from the exons ATGAGGCTCTGCGTGCCAGTCACCTGCG ACCTCCTCGCCCCGCTTACTTCTGTCCCCCACTGCCCTACGGATCGAGTGCCTGTTAGAGAGAACCCGGGCGCCCGAGACCCCACGCCGCCACCCCAGAAAGGCGGCGACCCTGGGTTCTTCCTGACCCCCCCGAGCTGCAcacgcgggggccggggccgggggccggcagGGCTCCCCCAGCCAGCCGGCCTTCCTCTGGGCGGGCCACACGCTGGGGGCGCCCCGCGTGAGGGGAAGGGGTCCGGGCAGGCGGCCGTGACCTCGGACGGGGGCCCCTCACCCCCCCGGGCGTCCCGGCCTCCACTCGGGAGGGAGGACGTGGCCCAGCCGGGCGCCGGCGGCTGCCGCCGGGAGTCCGGGCGACCCGCGAGGCTGGGGGCGGAGAACCGCGGCTGGAAACCGGCCCGGTTCCTCGAGACTCGGCCCCCGAGAACCGGCACACGGCCGGAAGCGGGCCGGGGGCTGCGGGCCCGGCCCCACGGGCCCAGCCCCACGACCCGCCGCCGCCGGGCACCGGGACGGGCCGAGGACCCGCGGCTCCCGGGCCGGCGTCCCCACAACCAAGTCTGCAACCGCTTCCCGGCGGGGACGCGGGAGCGCGGGCGCTTCGCGGGCGGGCGgccctcccgcctcccgcctccgccTCCGAGGGGCGCCGCGCTCCCCCGCCGGGGGTCCCgccgccccgctccgcgcccgcgGCCCAAACGCCGGCCCCGCGCACCCCCGGCCAAACGCGCGCGGCCGACCCCGGCCCGAGGCCCCGGCCTCCGGCCCTCGCATGCCGGGAGATGCCCGAGGCCCCCGCCGAGGCCGCCGGCCGCCAccggccgcgcccgccgcgcccgccgcagGCCTCACCCGCAGTCGGCTCGCCGCGCGCTCGCCCGGGCCCGGCCCCAACGCGCGTGCGCGCCACCGCCCGGCGTCCGGCCCCGGCTCCAGCGCGCGTGCGCGCCACCGCCCGGCGTCCGGCCCCGGCCCCAGCGCGCGTGCGCGCCACCGCCCGGCGtccggccccggccccagccgCGTGCGCGCGCCCGCGTCCGGCCCCGGCTCCAGCGCGCGTGCGCGCCACCGCCCGGCGTCCGGCCCCGGCTCCAGCGCGCGTGCGCGCCACCGCCCGGCGCCGAGCGCGCGTGGCGCCACCGGCGAAACGCGGCGGGAAGCGCGGGACGGGAGCGGCGACGGACtccgccccggggaggggggcgctccGGGGGCGGGGATCCGAGGCCGGAGGAggccggccccggggcgggcAGGGAAGCTCCCGAGGCTCGGATCGCCCCTCCACCCGCCCGGCCGAGGCCCCGAGGCCCgatctccctcttccttctctccagcctTGCCTTATCCTCCCCTCTCAATGGACCCTTTGCTTGA